TCCTTGAACTCCCTGAATATTTCCTCCGCGACTCTTACCAAACCCTACTCCCTCCCAACTCCCATTCTTGGAAATATCACATTCTTCTTTTTTGCTTTCTCTCTTTCTAAAAATCTATAAACTGATGAATGTTCGGAGCCGGAGAGCAACATCTGTATGGCCGTCCTAGCTGTTCTTATCTGCTCGGGATCGCCGATTATAGAAACTGTTTTTCCGAAAACTGAAACATATGCTCCAGTCATTTGTTCTATGGTCCTCCTCATTTTTCCGCTTTCTCCGATCACCCTGCCGCGCATTCTCTGCATAGCCTTTTCCGAATCCCCAACAAAATCTTTTATCTCTATGATGTCTAAATATTGATCCTCTTCAAAAAGTCTGAAAGCTCTCTCCGGACTGAAACCTCTCCCTATAGCCTTGACTACTTCAAGAGCTTGTAACCCTCCTAAAGGATTTTCCGCGACCTCGATCGTTACCTCGCCGGTTTCGCTATCTATCAGCAATCTCGTGCCTGTTCGACTTTCTATTTCTCTCTTTATACGTCCATCTTGGCCTATCAGAACCCCGATTCTTTCTTTGGGTATGCGGACAAACAATTCCGTCTTCTCCATCAAAACCCAATCCCAAACCACGGATATATGCTTTCGGTTTTTAATCCTCTTCTTCTCAAAAAAATCACCGATGTTAGTGCCTATTTTAGTTGCTCTTGCAGCCGTTTGGTATCTGATGATTTGGATTTTGATAAAAAAGCTGATCCCGAAAATCGACAGACCAAATCTCAAACAAGTAGTAAAAATGGTAGAACGCGACCTGTTGAGAGAAATAGAAAGAAGAACTAGGAGAAAGAAAAAATACACCAAAGAATGGGCAGAAGCGAAAAGGAGGCTTGAAGAGATTGGGGATTTATGATGAATTTTTGAGAAGGATAGATAAGATCTTGGAAGTCGAAGAGGAAAAAATCGAGAAAGTCTTGGATCTTTGGATAAATTTGAAGGAATTTCTTTTGATAATCAGGTCGAGCTGTTCTGAACCAAAGTTGAAGAAAGTCATTGAAGAAGTCTTTACCTCTGGAAGTCGCTTTGAAATATCTGCCGCGGCTTGCTCTGAGCCATTGAAGGATGAATGGCAAAGCATTGCCAAAATAGATTTGAGGAGATTACGTGAAAACCTTTTAGCCCTCCGAAAAATCTTTGAAAAGAAAAGAGAAAAGCTGGAGGAAGTTCTGCTTGAAGCTTTCGCCAAAGCCAAACTTGGAATTTCTCCGACCGTAGTGATTGACGACCTTATAGAGAGCGGACTCCTATCGAAGAGCACGGCGTCCTATCTCAGACTTGAAAGCAGAGAGATCGAGAAGTGGAAAAACCCTGACGAAATCAGAAGAATCGCGGGACTACTTTTTCAAATCAGGAGGCTCCGCGATGCTGAAGAACGAAACTCATAAAATTATGCTTGAAATGATCCGAGAAGTTTCGAGACTTCGTTCAGATGTGGATTTAATCTCGCGAAGATTGGAGTCTCTGGAGAGCAGAATTAAGGAAATTGAAAACATGATTCAGCTTTTAGGAGATAATCTATGAAACATGAGATCATCAAATACGGCAACATCAGGGTTCTGCGGATGTTATGTCTCGACTGCGGAATGGAAGGATTCTCGACAAGATGTATGCAGCACGTTCTAAATGCGCTGGCAGATTATCCGAATGTCGATGAAATAAAGCTCGAGGGGGTCTACTGCAGAGAATATTGCGGAGATTCTTTAGAAGCCCTCAAGGAGCTCTCCAAGGTTCTCCACAAGGGCAAGATTTTTCTCCGAAGCTCTCTAACAGTGGAGACTTGCAGAAAATGTGAAAGTGAAAGAAAGAGAAAGCTAGAAAGAATTCTGGAAAAACTTCCTGAAAAACCTAGTAGTGCTCTCATCGGTCTGAAAACTCTGCTTTCAGAAAATAGAAAAGGAAGCAGCCTGAAACCGTGTGGAGAGTGTAAAGATTTCTTTGTAGAGAATCTAAGGGCTCTCATATCCATTTTCGAAAACTGCAAAGTTGTAAAAATGGGAACAGCTATCCTAGAACCCCGGCTGAGACCGCCGTTCTCTTCGATGAGAGTGGAGACAAAAGTTTCTCCAGAATTTCATCTCGTTCAGACATATGAAGTTGAAGATTGCGAGATAAAAATTTTCTGGAACCAAAACAAACTTCAGTATCTGTACTTTGTACTTCCTACGGAATACAGATTTGACGCGACAGAAATTGAAGTTTTGTCATTAGCTAGGAAAAAACTAGCAGAATCTTTTCCATGTTCCCCTTTCGATGTCACACAAATGAGAGAAACCGTCAAACGAAAAACGGAAGAAATTTTGGCAGAAATCGGCAACTGTCGTGACCATGAAAAAATCGCAGCTTGTCTGACGAGAATGACAGCAGGCTTTGGGATGCTTGATATACTTCTCGCCGACCCCCATGTGCAAGATATCTATGTCGATTCGCCAACTAATGAAAATCCAGTTTATCTAATTCACTCCGATTTTGGCGAGTGTGTGACCAACATGTATCTAACACATTCTGGGATGGGATGGTTGATTTCAAAGTTCAGACTTCTTAGCGGAAGACCATTTTCGGAAGCTTTTCCGGTTCTAGATCTCGATCTGAGTGGGAGCAGGTGTACAGTCGTTGGTCCGCCGCTCAGCCCAAGTGGAGTGTCCTTTGCCATAAGAAGGCACAGACCAGAACCATGGACACTTCCACAATTCGTGGCAAAGGGTTTTTTGAGCGAGGAAGCAGCCGGTTTGCTCAGTCTTTTGGTCGATGCTCAGACAGCAATGTTAATAACAGGCCATCGTGGAGCAGGCAAAACATCTCTTTTGTCCTCCCTCATGCTTGAGGTGCCTCCCAACGTTAGGATGATAACTATCGAAGATACAAGGGAACTTCCAGTAGAAAAGCTGCGAAGGTTTGGATTTAAAATACTCTCTCTTGTGATTCAGCCAGTAGTTGGGGGAACTGAAACCGAGCTGCGGGCAGAAGATGCTTTGAAAGCTGCCTTGAGGCTCGGAGAATCCGTGCTCATCATTGGAGAAGTCAGAGGCTCCGAAGCAAAAGTCCTTTACGAAGCAATGAGGGTAGGGACAGCTGGAAATGCGGTGATGGGGACAATACACGGCTCCTCCGCCAAAGATGTGTTTGACAGAGTGGTTTTCGATTTGGAGATTCCAGAAAGTTCCTTCAAAGTCACCGACGTGATCGTCGTGGTTTCGGCTGTAAGAGAGGGCGGAAGGATGACGAGAAGCAGAAAATTGACAGAAATCGTGGAGGTTGAAAAAGAGGAGAGCCGGGAGACGTGCTTTAGAAGGCTTCTATCATATCTTCCCGAGAAGGGAAAATTTCAGATCGAGCTGCACAAGTCAGAACTTCTCAAGAAAATTGCTCTTAGATGGGGAATCAGCAGAAATCGTTTGTTCGAAATGCTTAATTACAAAACGGCAATGCAACGCGAGCTTGTTAGCCTAGCGTCTCGGGAACCACAAATTTTGGAGGCTGAATTTGTCGTGCGTGCGAATCTCAAATGGAGAGAGATACTTGAAATCGAAAAGAGTAGACCATGTAAAATCTTCAAAAGGTGGAAAGATTGGCTGGAGAAAGAAGTAAAACGCCGCCCGATGAAGTAAACATTCTAGAGTTTTGTGGAGATCTCGTCTTTGCGCTCGAACATGACCCCAACATAGAACATGCGATTGCTTTCGCGTCCAAACATCTTGACAGTGATAGTCGCCTTTGGATCGAAAAACATTTAGCTGAGGACGTTTTCACGGAGAGAAGCCTAAGTTTGAATTTTATTGGCAAACTGAGAAGGAAAGAACTAGTAAGTGTTTTTCAGTTGCTTGAAAGAGCGGCGAATAAACGAGGTCTGGATGAGAGAAAGATTCTCCTTGACAGGGCGCTAGAAAACCTGCTTTCTTCTATCAGAAAGGAAATAAACTCGTTTTACGAAAAAGTTAAGCTACCAAATCTGATAATCTTTGGAATCGGTATTTTGGTTCCGCTAGCACTTGTGCTTCTATTTCCAACTTTTTCCTTTTTAGGTGGTCGATTTACTCTTCTTCAAGCGGGGGTCGTCTACTGCGTAGTACTTCCGGCCTTCGTGTTTTTTATTACAAACAAAATTGATCAAGAAAGACCACGTTGTATAGCTCCACCACCAGTTCCACTAAAATTTAACCCAGCTTATGTTTCTATCCCGATCTTTTCATGTATCTTGGTGGTCATTCCGATTTTCCAATTGGGAGATTCGGCTTGGCTCCCTGCGATATGGATTTTAGTGTTTTCCACCTCGCTCTTACTCCTAATCGTTGGAATTGGACCTTTCAAGTTGCGCATAAAAGTTGAGCAGGTAGAAGAGGAATTCCCGGATTTTTTACTCGAGATGGGAATGTCGATTGAAGAGGGAAAACCGCTCGAAAAAGCAATAGCGGATTATGAGAAGAAAAATAAAACTCCTTTAACCTCCGTTTTGAGAAAAATCGAGCGGAATATTCAATTCGAAGGCACAGGTATCATAGACACAGTAATGTCAGAAGATTTTAAAAGAGAAATACCATCACGAACCGTACACAGCGGTATGATTTTACTCGTCTCCGCGGCTGAAAAGGGAAGGCGCTCGGCTGCCGGCACAATTATCAGGATTTCTAACCATCTCAGAAAAATTCTCGAACTTAAAAAAGAAATAAAAGATAAAATGTCCGATATCCTTACAACAGCGCGTGCTCTTGCTATCTTCTTCGCCCCGATTTTGACAGCATTCACGGCTAGAACATACGAGGTCATCACGTCCAAACAGAATGGTTTCTTTCAAGCCTCATTCTCGAAAATTTCACTTGCAACCGTTCTTTGCGTTTATACATTGATTCTTTCTGTTTTGCTTGTCGACTATAGTGTGAGATTGGAGTATGGAAAAGATGCCCCTTTAAGATGTGTGAACATCGCGATAGCCATGCTGACGGCGTTGATTGTATTTACGGCAGGATGGATAGCTGGTGGTCTCTTCTTTGGTTTCCTTCTCGGTTATTAAACACCAGAGAGAGATGTTACTGATGAGCAGATACACATTTGTATACATAACTGCGCCGAATGTCAAAGAAGCCGAAAAAATCGGAAAGATCCTAGTTGAAGAAAAACTCGCTGCCTGCGTAAACATCTTTCCGATCAGGTCGATTTATAGGTGGAAAGGAAAAATCGAGAAAGCCAGAGAAGTCGTATTGATAGCTAAAACCAAGAAAACCTTGTTTAGCAAATTGACAAAACGAGTTGCCGAAATTCATCCATATGAAATACCGTGTATAGTAGGATTTGATATAAAGCAAGGAAACGAGGAATTTCTGGAGTGGATAGATGGAGAAACAGAAGATAAGTGAAAACACGCCTCTAACAGAGGTTTTAAAAATTCCTGGTGCCACGGAAGTCCTGCTCAGAAATAACTTTCCGTGCATCATGTGCCCGCTCGCCTTTTTTGAAATTGGCACAATGAAACTGGGGGATGTTATCAAGGCGTATAACCTGGATGCAGAAAAAATAATAAAAGAGCTGAATCAGCTCATCGAGCAGGAGGAAAAGAAACAGGAGTAATGTGGAGATTTCGCCGTTTCCGAAACCTTATATTTCCCATATAATACTCTATTTTTGGTGGGGCACTGAAAAGGAAACTTTTAAACCAGCCAAAAGCTGCCTCAACAAAACGTCTAACAGAACAGGAATCTTTAAAAATAATTGAAGAGGCAGGCATTCCATTTGCTCGCACAATTGTCTGTCGAAGTTTGGAAGAGGTTTTGCAGGCGGCTAGAACCATCAGATATCCTGTAGTTCTCAAGTTGATGTCCTCCGACCTGAAGGAGCGGGGACTCTCCGGTGTAAGGTTAGGGATAAGTTCGGAGACAGAGTTGAGAAGAGCATTCAACGAGCTGGAAAAAATCGTCTCCGCGGCAGGATGGAAACTCGAAGGGTGGGTGGTCCAAGAATATATAGCCGGTGGGGAAGAGGTTAGAATCAAAGCATTTCGAGATGATGAACTTGGTCCCTCTATAGTTTTCGAACCGATTAGTTTCTGGATGAAGATTTTCGGAGATCGAAGCTTTAGATTGGCCCCACTGGACAGGGATGAGGCCAAAGAGATGATAAAGGAAACGTATGGATATTATATGCTTGTTGGAGAAGACGGTTCACTGCCCGTGGATTTCGACGCACTGATAGAGACAATGTGCAAAATGAGCGATCTTATCTGCAAACTCGGGCGCGTCGTGGAAATACATCTCCATCCATTAAAGGTTCTTGAAAGAGGTGTGAAGGCAGTAGACGTTAAAGTTGTTTTAGAGGTGAAATAATATGTCTCTTGATGTCCTCCTGCGACCAGAAAAGATCGCAATCGTTGGAGATGCGAGGGAGAAGACAACATATAAAATGTTTATCAAAATCGTAGAGCGAACAACGGGCTTTCCGAAGGTTAAAATTGTAGACCTCGGAGGCGAGATTAATGGCGCCGAGAAGTCTGTAAGATATCTGTGGCGCGATATTGATATCTGCGTCGTCGTTCTCGGAGGTAAAAGTCTAGGAAAACACTTGCAAGAGATTTTTAAGAGATGCAAACTTGTAGTTCTCCTCAGCGATATTTCAGAGCAAATTCTAGAAAATAGAGAGAAAATTTTGGGACCTAGATCCGCCGGCATTATAAATAACGATGTTGGCCTTCGAACATCAATCTCGGAAATCCCTCCAGCTGGTTCTGTCTCGCTAATATCACAGAAACAAGCCGTTACCGTAAGGATACTAAGAAAAATGAGTGCATATTCGGTGGGTGTGAGTAAGGTCATTTGCACTGGTGAAGGTCAAGGAATTCCGGAGATAGACATCCTAAAAGTTTTGGCATCAGATAAGTCAACCTCTACAATTTGCTTGAACATCTATCGAACGAAGAATTTACGAAATCTGCTGGATGAAATCGGCCATGTCTCCAGATCAAAGCCTGTTGTCTTTCACTTTTTGGGTAAGGATGACTGGATGGTCGCCTCGGCTGTCAGACAAAGGGGAGGCATATACGTTCGAAATGTCAGAGAACTCGTATGTGGTGCAAAGATTTTGTCTGAAACTCCACCACTACTTGGGGACAGGATATTCTTATTGGCTCGAGCTGTAGACCTTTGCTTGGATGCAGCGAAGCATCTTTCGGAATTCACAATTTGCGATGTCCCAGAAAAAATTTTGGTGAAAGCTGGACTTGAGAGGGGAAACACTGGGTGTTGCTTCAAGAACATCGATTTGCTTGTAAGATATATACCCGAGCTTGAAAAAGTTTCTGATGGCATCTTCTTAGTTCTTGAAGAAGATGAGGAAATTGAAAAATTGGAAGGAATACGAGTTAACAAAACGTTTGTAGTCATTTATCCAAGACGCATAAGCTCAGCCAGATTTCCGATTTTCGAAGATGTCGAGGATGCGGCTTTGGCAATGAAGATCTCGGCAGAAAGAGGCAAGTTCTTAAGAAAATCAAAAATTTGTTAGGAACTGTCCCCGGCCAGGTTTGCCACAAACTTCTCCATTCTCATAAATTATTTCGCCACGGGAGATGGTTATATCTGAAAAACCGGAAAGCTCCATTTCC
This is a stretch of genomic DNA from Candidatus Hadarchaeales archaeon. It encodes these proteins:
- the cutA gene encoding divalent-cation tolerance protein CutA; this encodes MSRYTFVYITAPNVKEAEKIGKILVEEKLAACVNIFPIRSIYRWKGKIEKAREVVLIAKTKKTLFSKLTKRVAEIHPYEIPCIVGFDIKQGNEEFLEWIDGETEDK
- a CDS encoding KH domain-containing protein — encoded protein: MEKTELFVRIPKERIGVLIGQDGRIKREIESRTGTRLLIDSETGEVTIEVAENPLGGLQALEVVKAIGRGFSPERAFRLFEEDQYLDIIEIKDFVGDSEKAMQRMRGRVIGESGKMRRTIEQMTGAYVSVFGKTVSIIGDPEQIRTARTAIQMLLSGSEHSSVYRFLEREKAKKKNVIFPRMGVGRE
- a CDS encoding acetate--CoA ligase family protein, translating into MKRKLLNQPKAASTKRLTEQESLKIIEEAGIPFARTIVCRSLEEVLQAARTIRYPVVLKLMSSDLKERGLSGVRLGISSETELRRAFNELEKIVSAAGWKLEGWVVQEYIAGGEEVRIKAFRDDELGPSIVFEPISFWMKIFGDRSFRLAPLDRDEAKEMIKETYGYYMLVGEDGSLPVDFDALIETMCKMSDLICKLGRVVEIHLHPLKVLERGVKAVDVKVVLEVK
- a CDS encoding type II/IV secretion system ATPase subunit, with the protein product MKHEIIKYGNIRVLRMLCLDCGMEGFSTRCMQHVLNALADYPNVDEIKLEGVYCREYCGDSLEALKELSKVLHKGKIFLRSSLTVETCRKCESERKRKLERILEKLPEKPSSALIGLKTLLSENRKGSSLKPCGECKDFFVENLRALISIFENCKVVKMGTAILEPRLRPPFSSMRVETKVSPEFHLVQTYEVEDCEIKIFWNQNKLQYLYFVLPTEYRFDATEIEVLSLARKKLAESFPCSPFDVTQMRETVKRKTEEILAEIGNCRDHEKIAACLTRMTAGFGMLDILLADPHVQDIYVDSPTNENPVYLIHSDFGECVTNMYLTHSGMGWLISKFRLLSGRPFSEAFPVLDLDLSGSRCTVVGPPLSPSGVSFAIRRHRPEPWTLPQFVAKGFLSEEAAGLLSLLVDAQTAMLITGHRGAGKTSLLSSLMLEVPPNVRMITIEDTRELPVEKLRRFGFKILSLVIQPVVGGTETELRAEDALKAALRLGESVLIIGEVRGSEAKVLYEAMRVGTAGNAVMGTIHGSSAKDVFDRVVFDLEIPESSFKVTDVIVVVSAVREGGRMTRSRKLTEIVEVEKEESRETCFRRLLSYLPEKGKFQIELHKSELLKKIALRWGISRNRLFEMLNYKTAMQRELVSLASREPQILEAEFVVRANLKWREILEIEKSRPCKIFKRWKDWLEKEVKRRPMK